One region of Rhodothermaceae bacterium genomic DNA includes:
- a CDS encoding sigma-70 family RNA polymerase sigma factor encodes MCDEDLMEHFQAGVVEAYNILWERWTGPLVNFLYRFTGDKKACEDLIQETFLRVYRNRHSYKRIAKFSTWLYTIAGNLAKTEYRKRSRRRMDSIQSFNRDGEEFEMPLPDETFSPDKHAESAIQDYYIQMGLLALPDHFREVVILRDIQQLSYEEIAIITGLPMGTVKSRINRGRTKLQELLQGIYPFLDEEEEDDEPLPEFA; translated from the coding sequence ATGTGCGATGAAGACCTGATGGAACACTTCCAGGCAGGTGTGGTCGAGGCGTACAATATTCTATGGGAGCGTTGGACCGGTCCCTTGGTGAACTTTCTCTATCGGTTCACGGGCGACAAAAAAGCCTGTGAAGATCTGATTCAAGAAACGTTCCTTCGTGTATACCGGAATCGACATTCCTATAAGCGTATTGCTAAGTTCTCAACCTGGCTGTATACGATTGCGGGAAACTTGGCAAAAACGGAATATCGCAAGCGTAGCCGACGGCGTATGGACTCTATCCAATCGTTTAACCGTGACGGAGAGGAGTTCGAGATGCCCCTGCCCGATGAGACTTTCTCGCCAGATAAGCACGCAGAAAGTGCCATCCAGGATTACTACATCCAGATGGGACTTCTGGCATTGCCGGATCATTTTCGCGAGGTAGTTATCCTCCGTGATATCCAGCAGCTTAGCTATGAAGAGATTGCCATCATCACCGGCCTGCCTATGGGTACGGTAAAGAGCCGGATTAATCGGGGACGCACAAAGCTCCAAGAGCTCCTGCAAGGCATCTACCCCTTCCTAGACGAAGAGGAGGAAGATGATGAGCCGCTTCCTGAGTTTGCATAA
- a CDS encoding PhzF family phenazine biosynthesis protein, with translation MASFPFFQVDAFTDTPLSGNPCAIVMDADSLTSEQMQAIAREQNLSETAFILHSDQADVRARYFTPSEEIPLAGHPTIASVHLLVECRRISLTGPVTTIALELEAGIISVDILTAFGKANEIVMTQLKPQFLSLVPHDQALSAFGLSNDDLIPEKPIQIVSTGTPQLMVPVRDVDCLRGIQVDVASFTQLRREFDFFSAHLFTLNNSETFARHFASPPDIFEDPFTGSATGGMGAYLWQYDLIKEPVFTARQGTWMQRPGRARVTVMGPRADITSVKVAGQAVTVIVGTLNI, from the coding sequence ATGGCATCCTTCCCCTTCTTCCAGGTTGATGCATTTACAGATACACCACTGAGTGGGAATCCCTGTGCGATTGTGATGGATGCGGATTCGCTTACGAGCGAGCAAATGCAGGCTATCGCACGCGAACAAAATCTCTCGGAAACGGCATTCATTCTGCACTCTGATCAAGCGGATGTACGTGCCCGCTACTTCACACCATCCGAAGAGATTCCGCTTGCTGGCCATCCTACGATTGCATCGGTCCACCTTCTCGTAGAATGCAGACGTATCTCCCTGACGGGGCCTGTGACCACGATTGCACTGGAGCTTGAAGCGGGGATCATTTCTGTTGACATTCTGACTGCTTTTGGGAAAGCGAATGAGATTGTCATGACACAACTGAAGCCGCAGTTCCTGTCTCTGGTGCCGCACGATCAGGCTCTATCTGCATTTGGCTTATCGAACGACGACCTCATTCCTGAAAAACCGATCCAAATCGTCAGCACTGGAACCCCACAGTTAATGGTACCTGTGCGGGATGTTGATTGCCTTAGAGGAATTCAGGTAGATGTGGCTTCTTTCACACAACTTCGCCGTGAATTCGATTTTTTCAGCGCACACCTGTTTACCCTAAACAACTCGGAAACATTTGCCCGCCATTTTGCCAGCCCACCCGATATATTCGAGGATCCATTTACTGGAAGTGCAACTGGCGGAATGGGAGCATACCTATGGCAGTATGACCTTATCAAGGAGCCTGTCTTTACTGCGCGTCAAGGAACCTGGATGCAACGACCAGGCCGGGCCCGCGTGACGGTCATGGGCCCACGTGCCGATATTACGAGTGTTAAAGTCGCTGGGCAGGCAGTAACGGTGATTGTCGGCACGCTTAATATTTAA
- a CDS encoding aminotransferase class I/II-fold pyridoxal phosphate-dependent enzyme codes for MTQAIDTQLIHAGEERRIEGAIRMPIFQTAMFEHDDSPLRYIRYNNTPNQIVLNRKLAILEGAEEALVTGSGMAAISGALLTVLKPGDHLLTQDTVYGGTHGFVRTLLADLGVSVSFFDADAPETWNSLLQANTRAVYVESITNPLLHVCDLEGIVAFAQANKLVSLIDNTFATPFNYPASAAGFDFSLHSATKYLNGHSDVVAGVIAGRGDWVRKAGKNLKQLGGSLDPHACFLLHRGVQTLALRMRQHNSTAHALAEFLDSRSEVAQVYHPGLKSHPQHERAARLFEGFSGMLSIELKGGLEATEKLMSRLQIPVYAPSLGGIESLMTRPAISSHAGLTPEERKAAGIRDFLLRISVGIEDCHDLIDDFEQALN; via the coding sequence ATGACTCAAGCTATTGATACTCAGCTTATTCATGCGGGAGAAGAGCGCCGTATTGAGGGAGCAATCCGCATGCCAATTTTTCAAACGGCCATGTTTGAGCATGACGATTCTCCCCTGAGATACATCCGCTACAATAACACACCAAACCAAATTGTGCTCAATCGAAAACTTGCGATTTTGGAAGGAGCTGAGGAAGCATTGGTCACCGGTAGCGGAATGGCTGCAATTAGTGGAGCACTCCTTACCGTACTCAAGCCAGGGGATCATCTTCTGACACAAGACACCGTCTATGGAGGAACACATGGATTCGTTCGTACACTACTGGCAGATCTTGGGGTTAGCGTCTCCTTCTTTGATGCGGATGCTCCCGAAACCTGGAATTCCTTGTTGCAGGCCAATACTCGTGCAGTCTATGTTGAATCCATCACAAACCCCCTACTTCACGTTTGTGATTTGGAAGGGATCGTTGCGTTTGCGCAGGCAAATAAATTGGTCTCCCTGATTGACAATACCTTTGCGACGCCATTCAATTACCCCGCTTCTGCTGCAGGATTTGACTTCTCACTTCACAGTGCAACCAAGTACCTTAACGGACACTCCGATGTTGTAGCCGGTGTCATTGCTGGAAGGGGAGACTGGGTGCGCAAGGCTGGAAAAAATTTAAAGCAGCTAGGAGGCTCCTTGGATCCTCATGCCTGTTTTTTACTTCATCGAGGTGTTCAAACCCTAGCCCTGCGAATGAGGCAACATAATTCCACCGCGCATGCTCTGGCAGAATTTCTTGATTCCAGAAGTGAGGTTGCACAGGTCTACCACCCTGGTCTGAAATCTCATCCACAACACGAGCGGGCAGCTCGCTTATTTGAAGGCTTTAGTGGAATGTTGAGTATCGAACTGAAAGGTGGTTTAGAAGCTACAGAAAAGCTGATGAGTCGCCTCCAGATTCCCGTCTATGCACCAAGCCTCGGAGGTATCGAATCCCTGATGACCCGTCCCGCAATCAGTTCGCACGCAGGACTGACTCCGGAAGAGCGCAAAGCTGCAGGAATTCGTGATTTTCTTTTAAGGATTTCTGTGGGGATCGAAGACTGTCACGACCTGATTGATGATTTCGAACAGGCTCTGAATTAA
- a CDS encoding T9SS type A sorting domain-containing protein, whose translation MYDSLTRTISGTPTMVTSSPIPYMFKATDATRATDGLVFHVEFLGPVASEQGGVPESFMVHGNYPNPFSKSTRLVVDLPWPATLNVEVFDVMGRRVLSQPPVDLTAGWSQSIRLEGSALPSGLYVYQIQANSPVGIRRLAGRFLRVR comes from the coding sequence GTGTACGATTCATTGACTCGCACGATCAGCGGAACGCCGACGATGGTTACGTCAAGTCCGATTCCTTATATGTTTAAGGCGACCGATGCCACCAGGGCGACAGATGGTCTGGTGTTCCATGTTGAATTCCTTGGCCCCGTCGCGTCGGAGCAGGGGGGAGTGCCGGAATCGTTTATGGTTCACGGAAACTATCCCAATCCTTTTAGCAAATCCACACGCCTCGTTGTCGATCTTCCTTGGCCCGCCACCCTGAATGTGGAGGTGTTTGATGTGATGGGACGGCGGGTACTTTCCCAACCTCCGGTCGATCTAACCGCTGGCTGGAGCCAGAGCATCCGTCTTGAGGGTTCGGCATTGCCCTCGGGCCTGTATGTGTATCAGATTCAGGCAAACTCGCCGGTGGGAATTCGAAGACTGGCCGGCCGCTTCCTGCGTGTGCGGTAA
- a CDS encoding Gfo/Idh/MocA family oxidoreductase — MNRRDFIRTGSTAAAAGLFVRPETKKSQRMKVALVGTGIRGSTMWGRNLIRDYANEVEYVGLCDHNPGRLEYVKQYMGASCPTFTDFDEMIRVTGPDTVIVTTVDSTHHQFIIRAMELGCDVVTEKPMTTDAQKCQAILDTQALTRKNVTVTFNYRYSPHRQAMKELLMNNRIGKVTSVDFHWYLDVYHGASYFRRWHGKERFGGTLFVHKATHHFDLLNWWLESEPEEVFAYGDLEYYGHNNEFRHTNCRGCPHASKCKHYWDITESESSMNLYVAHEHHDGYLRDGCVWSEEIDIYDKMSAQIQYANGVHVNYSCTTYSPYEGYRIAFNGTEGRLEAWIKERQPWEDEPFDELRVTDNFRQTELIQIPHGGGGHGGGDRRLQDHIFKGEDTPDPYRQAAGSRDGAMSVLIGVAARESVKTGEPVRIESLTSLKPRVVRP, encoded by the coding sequence ATGAATCGACGTGATTTTATTCGGACCGGTAGTACTGCTGCGGCAGCTGGGTTGTTTGTTAGGCCTGAGACCAAAAAATCTCAACGCATGAAGGTCGCTCTGGTAGGGACGGGAATTCGTGGGAGTACGATGTGGGGACGGAACCTGATTCGTGATTATGCAAATGAGGTTGAATATGTTGGCTTGTGTGACCATAATCCCGGGCGGCTGGAGTATGTGAAACAATACATGGGGGCCAGTTGCCCAACCTTTACGGATTTCGATGAGATGATCCGTGTGACTGGCCCGGACACGGTGATTGTGACTACGGTGGATTCCACACATCACCAGTTTATCATCCGGGCGATGGAACTCGGCTGTGATGTCGTTACAGAGAAGCCTATGACCACGGATGCTCAGAAGTGTCAGGCAATTCTTGATACACAGGCACTCACACGTAAGAATGTAACGGTCACATTCAACTATCGTTATTCTCCGCATCGTCAGGCGATGAAGGAGCTCCTGATGAATAACCGGATTGGCAAGGTCACCTCGGTAGATTTTCACTGGTATCTGGATGTATACCATGGGGCATCCTATTTTCGGCGCTGGCATGGAAAGGAACGGTTTGGGGGTACGCTGTTTGTACATAAGGCAACGCATCACTTCGACTTATTAAACTGGTGGCTGGAATCGGAGCCAGAAGAAGTCTTTGCGTACGGAGATCTTGAATACTATGGGCATAACAATGAATTTCGCCACACAAATTGCCGAGGCTGCCCACATGCTTCCAAGTGCAAGCACTACTGGGATATTACGGAAAGTGAGAGCTCAATGAATCTCTATGTTGCTCACGAACACCATGACGGCTATCTACGGGATGGATGCGTGTGGAGTGAAGAGATTGACATCTATGACAAGATGAGCGCACAGATTCAGTATGCAAATGGAGTCCATGTCAATTACTCGTGTACAACCTATTCTCCCTATGAAGGATACCGGATTGCATTTAATGGTACGGAGGGGAGACTGGAGGCCTGGATCAAGGAACGTCAGCCCTGGGAAGATGAGCCCTTTGATGAGCTTCGTGTGACTGATAATTTCAGGCAGACTGAATTGATACAAATCCCGCATGGTGGCGGTGGTCATGGTGGGGGAGATCGGAGGTTACAAGACCATATCTTCAAAGGTGAAGATACTCCAGATCCTTATCGCCAGGCAGCGGGTTCCAGAGATGGTGCAATGTCGGTACTGATTGGAGTTGCGGCAAGAGAGAGTGTAAAGACGGGGGAGCCCGTGCGCATTGAATCACTGACCTCTCTCAAACCCCGGGTAGTTCGACCTTAA
- a CDS encoding Gfo/Idh/MocA family oxidoreductase, producing MTRLPNRRTFIKTASAGVAGATFLGAARGLAAPSNRLTAAVMGVHSRGGVLATSFARAEGCEVTHICDVDERAIARSIPEVTEANGGSVPTGVMDLREVLDNPDVDILVIAAPDHWHAPAAIMALQAGKHVYVEKPCSYNPEEGEMLVRAQKRYDRVVQMGNQQRASVESAQIIDAIRQGIIGRPYYGRAWYANNRGSIGRGQPAEIPDWLNYDLWQGPAPRMPYKDNLIHYNWHWFWHWGTGEICNNGTHEIDICRWALGVDYPIRVTSSGGRYRYDDDWEFYDTQIASFDFEGGKTITWDGRSCNLYPVEGRGRGASIHGEQGTVIMDRDGYTVYDQDNREVWKRSRITGEATLDIRGGGGLTDRHIANMLQVIRDGVPQNSPIDEGHKSTLLCHLGNIAQETGHTLHCDPANGHILNDEKAMGMWGREYEPGWELKE from the coding sequence ATGACCAGACTACCCAATCGCCGAACATTTATAAAAACCGCTTCTGCCGGTGTGGCCGGAGCGACTTTTCTTGGTGCTGCACGAGGTTTAGCCGCACCTTCAAACCGGCTTACAGCTGCCGTAATGGGAGTTCACAGCCGTGGTGGAGTACTCGCCACTTCGTTTGCGAGGGCAGAGGGCTGTGAAGTCACGCACATTTGTGATGTGGATGAACGTGCGATCGCAAGATCTATTCCAGAGGTTACTGAAGCCAATGGTGGCAGTGTCCCGACTGGAGTGATGGATCTGCGTGAGGTGCTGGACAATCCTGATGTAGACATTCTTGTCATTGCCGCGCCAGATCACTGGCATGCCCCCGCTGCAATTATGGCGCTTCAGGCTGGCAAGCATGTCTATGTGGAAAAGCCATGCAGCTATAATCCTGAAGAAGGGGAGATGCTGGTGCGGGCCCAAAAGCGCTATGATCGCGTTGTGCAGATGGGGAATCAACAGCGTGCTTCTGTAGAATCTGCGCAGATCATTGATGCGATCCGGCAAGGGATCATTGGGCGTCCTTACTACGGCCGGGCGTGGTATGCCAACAACCGCGGGTCCATTGGTCGAGGCCAACCTGCTGAGATCCCCGATTGGCTGAACTACGACTTGTGGCAGGGCCCTGCTCCAAGAATGCCGTACAAGGACAACTTGATTCATTACAACTGGCACTGGTTCTGGCACTGGGGCACCGGCGAGATCTGTAATAATGGGACGCACGAGATTGATATTTGTCGTTGGGCCCTTGGTGTTGATTACCCCATCAGAGTCACATCTTCCGGGGGAAGGTATCGCTACGATGACGATTGGGAGTTTTATGATACGCAAATTGCATCGTTTGACTTTGAGGGGGGCAAGACCATTACATGGGATGGCCGAAGCTGTAACCTTTATCCTGTTGAGGGTCGGGGTCGGGGTGCATCTATTCATGGTGAGCAAGGAACGGTAATTATGGACCGTGATGGCTATACGGTCTACGATCAGGATAATCGGGAGGTATGGAAACGATCACGGATAACAGGTGAGGCAACGTTGGATATTCGAGGTGGTGGAGGGCTCACAGATCGGCATATTGCAAATATGCTTCAGGTCATTCGGGATGGAGTTCCGCAGAATTCTCCGATTGATGAGGGACACAAGAGTACACTGCTGTGCCACTTAGGCAACATTGCTCAGGAAACGGGACATACACTTCACTGTGATCCGGCAAACGGTCATATTTTGAATGATGAGAAGGCGATGGGTATGTGGGGGCGGGAATATGAGCCGGGCTGGGAACTCAAGGAGTGA
- a CDS encoding carbohydrate binding family 9 domain-containing protein, whose product MLRLFLSTVLCGCLVSLTQAQSSNGGLEYETSEPEVESSEGFQPSFKPTLTVTRAKGVVRVDGQLDEDAWSDVVPISNFSEVFPNEQSRPPVELSGRVMYDDDYLYVGIIVVDDPSQIRANLSDRDEIWQDDYAGIVLDPNRDGQGMYFIAANPLGIQADTFISPNNEDEGFDILFRSGGQITENGYQVEIAIPFKSLRFPSIDEQTWGITLWITRPRESRNQYSWAAIDQDNPCVSCQLGEINGIRGIRAGRNLEILPSLTGGGVGALRDAGEPASGFKNDRMTLEPSLNLKYGITSELTADVTVNPDFSQIESDEAQIDVNSTFALFFQERRPFFQEGSGLFDTDIQTVYTRSINDPIGAAKLTGRFGSVDVAYIGARDNNSPLLLPFEEESRVLEGGRSVSNILRVRHNFNNDSFVGALVTDRRLDEGGSGSTVSVDAAARILQKYTLSGQFVYSNSVESTDEELSKDVGDITFGKKGYTGALDGESFSGYAARVELDRGARYWSFEGGYEAISPTFRADNGFVRQNNDQSAYLWQGVTIYPEKVLGFVDRIRPNVLVGSSWNFDGLQKNFFFRSAVFVQLKRQTNVQINWWYREENFAGTQFDGMTRLNAMVFSNFSKRISLGVEAGLGESIARFLDEPEIGNSLEVSAWGTLRPTQRMSIQPQFSYSRLSDKETSEEFFSGYIARTRVKYQFTRHFFLRTIVQYSDF is encoded by the coding sequence ATGCTTCGACTATTTCTAAGTACTGTGTTGTGTGGCTGTTTGGTGTCCCTCACCCAGGCGCAATCCAGTAATGGAGGTTTAGAATACGAAACCAGTGAGCCTGAAGTCGAATCCTCTGAAGGATTCCAACCCAGCTTTAAACCGACTCTAACCGTCACCAGAGCAAAAGGAGTAGTACGGGTTGACGGGCAATTGGATGAGGATGCCTGGAGTGATGTTGTGCCGATCAGTAATTTCTCGGAAGTGTTCCCGAATGAGCAAAGTCGCCCTCCTGTGGAATTGAGTGGAAGGGTCATGTACGATGACGATTATCTCTATGTGGGAATTATTGTCGTAGATGATCCGAGTCAGATACGAGCCAATCTCAGTGATCGTGATGAGATTTGGCAGGATGATTATGCCGGAATTGTACTGGATCCCAATCGTGATGGCCAAGGCATGTATTTCATCGCAGCAAATCCTCTCGGGATCCAGGCCGATACGTTTATTTCCCCGAATAATGAGGATGAAGGATTTGATATCCTGTTTCGATCCGGTGGCCAGATCACCGAGAATGGGTACCAGGTTGAGATAGCAATTCCGTTCAAGAGTCTGCGCTTTCCGAGCATAGACGAGCAAACTTGGGGAATAACACTCTGGATTACCCGGCCTCGTGAAAGCAGAAATCAATATTCCTGGGCTGCTATTGACCAGGATAATCCATGTGTAAGTTGCCAACTTGGCGAGATCAATGGGATCCGTGGTATAAGAGCCGGGCGCAATCTCGAAATACTACCCTCATTAACTGGGGGCGGAGTCGGTGCACTCCGGGACGCGGGCGAACCCGCCTCCGGGTTCAAAAATGATCGCATGACTCTTGAACCATCGTTGAATCTGAAATATGGCATCACATCTGAACTCACAGCGGATGTCACAGTCAATCCGGATTTTAGCCAGATTGAGTCGGACGAGGCACAGATTGACGTGAATTCCACGTTTGCGCTGTTCTTCCAGGAGCGGCGTCCATTTTTCCAGGAAGGGTCGGGGTTGTTTGACACCGATATCCAGACCGTCTATACCCGATCCATTAATGATCCGATCGGGGCCGCCAAGTTAACAGGACGGTTTGGGTCTGTGGATGTAGCGTACATCGGCGCAAGAGATAATAACTCACCACTTCTATTGCCCTTTGAGGAAGAGAGTCGTGTGCTGGAAGGGGGGCGCAGTGTTTCCAATATCTTGCGAGTGCGGCATAATTTCAACAATGATTCCTTCGTTGGGGCACTCGTGACGGATCGTAGATTGGATGAAGGTGGATCGGGGTCAACCGTCAGCGTTGATGCAGCTGCAAGGATTCTGCAGAAGTATACACTCAGTGGCCAGTTCGTGTACAGTAACAGTGTTGAGTCCACAGATGAAGAATTGAGCAAGGATGTGGGGGACATTACATTTGGAAAGAAGGGATACACAGGTGCATTGGACGGTGAGTCATTTAGCGGGTATGCTGCAAGGGTTGAGCTTGATCGGGGGGCGCGGTACTGGTCATTTGAAGGGGGCTATGAAGCGATCAGTCCAACATTTCGGGCGGACAACGGCTTCGTCCGCCAGAATAACGACCAGTCAGCGTACCTTTGGCAGGGCGTAACGATCTATCCTGAAAAGGTGCTGGGGTTCGTTGATCGGATCCGACCGAATGTGTTAGTGGGTTCCAGTTGGAATTTTGACGGCCTGCAAAAAAACTTTTTCTTTCGCTCTGCAGTCTTCGTCCAGCTTAAACGGCAAACGAATGTTCAAATCAACTGGTGGTACCGGGAGGAGAATTTTGCCGGTACGCAGTTTGATGGGATGACCAGGTTGAATGCGATGGTCTTCAGCAATTTCAGCAAGAGGATCAGTCTGGGAGTAGAGGCAGGGCTCGGAGAGTCCATTGCCCGCTTTCTCGATGAGCCGGAAATTGGGAACAGTCTGGAAGTCAGTGCATGGGGGACACTGCGCCCGACGCAGCGGATGTCCATTCAACCGCAATTCTCCTACTCACGGCTTTCAGATAAGGAAACGAGCGAAGAATTCTTCAGTGGGTACATTGCACGTACGCGTGTGAAATACCAGTTCACTCGTCACTTCTTCTTGCGCACTATCGTGCAGTACAGTGATTTCTAA
- a CDS encoding SDR family oxidoreductase, whose amino-acid sequence MFEDQVVLITGAANGIGLAAAQQFATMGAQIFINDLDADACTSAARSIQDAGNAAWPLPGDVTDPKTPDLLIQRVLDQCGHLNILVNNAGFTWDGMLHKMTDEQWQQIQEVHTMAPFRLTRAIAQIWRPLAKEEMKTGHPHPHRCIVNVSSTSGLHGNIGQINYATAKMGVIGMTKTIAREWGIFGIRCNAVAFGFIDTRLTRPLDEGHTLSIEGEEIALGIPQKIRDASFAAIPMGRPGTADEAAAGIILMALPLASYITGHTLEVTGGLGI is encoded by the coding sequence ATGTTTGAAGATCAGGTCGTCTTAATTACGGGAGCTGCAAATGGAATTGGGCTCGCTGCTGCCCAACAGTTTGCCACCATGGGAGCACAGATATTCATCAATGACCTAGATGCAGATGCATGTACATCTGCGGCACGTTCCATCCAAGACGCAGGAAATGCCGCATGGCCCTTACCCGGCGATGTGACGGATCCAAAAACTCCCGATCTGCTGATCCAACGGGTGCTTGACCAGTGCGGGCACCTCAACATTCTGGTGAATAACGCCGGATTTACTTGGGATGGGATGTTGCACAAGATGACCGATGAACAGTGGCAACAAATCCAGGAAGTTCATACGATGGCTCCCTTTCGTTTAACTCGTGCAATTGCGCAAATATGGCGCCCCTTGGCAAAAGAGGAGATGAAAACTGGACACCCTCATCCTCACCGATGTATTGTCAATGTGTCTTCAACCTCTGGCCTTCATGGCAATATCGGACAGATCAACTATGCCACAGCCAAGATGGGCGTGATCGGTATGACGAAAACCATCGCCCGGGAATGGGGCATATTTGGCATCCGTTGCAATGCGGTTGCTTTTGGGTTCATTGATACGAGGCTGACGCGTCCCTTGGATGAAGGACACACGCTCTCGATTGAAGGAGAGGAGATTGCACTCGGGATCCCCCAAAAAATCAGAGATGCCTCCTTTGCTGCGATCCCCATGGGAAGGCCGGGGACGGCGGATGAGGCCGCTGCTGGCATTATTCTTATGGCATTACCACTGGCCAGCTACATCACTGGACATACGCTGGAAGTGACGGGCGGACTCGGAATCTGA
- a CDS encoding thioredoxin domain-containing protein translates to MKPIVRHGSHGLTMRWTLLLINFLVVCSVTAQGFDQERLLANLRFRIPDLEGAELTIGELEPSLYSGLKQGSLTINGQQTLQFLLSEEQGHLILLTTNPIDVSLTEAEIAEKFAEQATQEKQVAAETHGALGRFAEGKPSRGPSDAPITIYEFSDFQCPYCARASTVMEELLNKYPEEIRFVYLHYPLGMHDWAKPAAVAADCAARQSEDAFWVLHDNFFELQSDISSESMPQQAHSWLQETDIDLDAWQNCTTDESSVANRSVTLQVDISTATAERFGLTGTPAFFVNGYLLSGAHPVEAFDDLIAKVREDL, encoded by the coding sequence ATGAAACCCATCGTTCGCCACGGATCTCACGGGCTTACCATGCGGTGGACTCTACTTTTGATCAATTTCTTGGTTGTATGCTCTGTCACTGCACAGGGATTTGATCAAGAGCGACTCTTGGCAAATTTGCGGTTCCGTATCCCTGACCTGGAGGGGGCTGAACTCACTATTGGGGAGTTGGAGCCCAGTCTTTATAGCGGTCTCAAGCAGGGTTCGCTTACGATCAATGGGCAACAGACACTTCAATTTTTGCTTTCCGAAGAACAAGGGCATCTTATTCTTCTCACGACAAATCCAATCGATGTGAGCCTGACAGAGGCAGAAATAGCCGAGAAATTTGCTGAGCAGGCAACGCAAGAAAAGCAGGTTGCTGCCGAGACTCATGGTGCATTAGGCCGTTTTGCCGAAGGTAAGCCGAGTCGAGGACCGTCGGATGCCCCCATCACGATTTATGAATTCAGTGATTTTCAATGTCCGTATTGTGCGCGGGCCAGCACAGTTATGGAAGAGCTTCTGAATAAGTACCCTGAAGAGATTCGTTTTGTGTACTTGCATTACCCGCTGGGTATGCATGATTGGGCAAAGCCTGCAGCGGTAGCAGCGGATTGTGCCGCAAGGCAGAGTGAGGACGCATTTTGGGTGCTGCACGACAACTTCTTTGAGTTGCAGAGCGATATTTCAAGTGAGTCAATGCCGCAGCAGGCCCATTCCTGGTTGCAGGAAACTGATATTGATCTTGATGCTTGGCAGAATTGTACTACCGATGAATCCTCGGTAGCGAATCGAAGTGTGACACTTCAGGTTGATATTTCGACTGCAACGGCCGAGCGTTTTGGCCTGACGGGAACACCGGCGTTCTTTGTAAATGGCTATCTCCTGAGTGGAGCGCATCCTGTGGAAGCCTTTGATGACCTGATTGCCAAGGTCAGGGAGGATCTATAG